Part of the Nicotiana tabacum cultivar K326 chromosome 20, ASM71507v2, whole genome shotgun sequence genome, acgaaaacattgttcaaaatccggaaaatacttcagtatattataatgaagttccagcataagtatattggaactccagcatattataatggagttccagcataagtatactggaactccaacataatattatactggagttccagtataatatactggtccagcataatatgctggaagttcatacacgtgctccaatctccagtatattataccggAACTTTACGTgggttggagttccagcataatatgctggaagttcatacacaagtgcaccgatctccagtatgttatgctggaccggtccctgttgcagcaaaatagtgactatttttcaatgactttgcaaacgctgactattattaaatgaccagtccgaaaactgattAGCGCGTGCTATTTTACTAGCATGCCACATCTAAAGTCCTTCGTCAACCCGGGGATGAATTTGAGAATTTACCTTATGTGGTTGCTTAATCATAATTTTCATCGTCGGAGATGAATTTTTCTCGATTTTCGTTTTTTGCAAAATATATGTATAGTTGATATATTTTGATTATAATATTTAGTTTTATGAGTTTGTTACAATAGATCTTTAGTTAGATTACCATCCGATCAAATTAACCTCCTTGAGGTAATGCTAGGAACAATAAAAACCCAAGTAAAATGTCTAGAAAATGTCGAGAAAATTATGAATACACAATATAGTTAAAGTAACTTTTAGAGCAAAATGGGAAATAGCAATCCTAAAAGAGAAAATGTCTCATGTTGCTTGTTATTTTcccataaaagaaaaagaaaaaaactccaGTGCCAATTTTGGCCCTAGAAGATACAAATGCAATCACCAAATACAACAAAATTCAATATTGCGACAATCAATTTAAAAGAGGGAATTAATTTAATAGCCCTGGTCAACAAGATAGTCACCAATTTTCTCAACCACCATGTTGCACTGTCCTGGGGTCACTGGTTCCTCATAGATACCAAAAATCAGAGCCTGGTTAGTTTTCTTGATGGTTATTCCACCAGATCCCTACACAAAACAATTTTACAAATCATTCAAAAATAGAAATATATATTAAGTCCAAATACATTGTCACAACTCAAAAAGTAGTTCACAAAATTTAAGGACCTCGACAAAAGTTATTTTGTCGAATAACAAAAtgcacaaattcatggatctttCATTTGCTTTGCCATAATCATGTCAAACAAGTGTACATGTTTTAGAGAACGTCTACATACACAGTACACTAAAAATTAGCGAAAAAACTGTACGTACGTTCATCATTCCATGTAACATAGTTCTCAACCACATGCAAAGAACATCGTTTTATTTAATTGCAATAAAAGATGCACAAGATTGGGGGTGTCAATTAAGCGGGTTAGACTGATTTTGGACGGGTCAAAATAGGTTGAGTCAATATGGGCAAAAAATTGGGTTATAATCCACCCCGTCCAACTCTTATCAGGCTTTAATTAGTGTGTGTTGTTTCATTATCAAATAAGTCTTTTTTCCATTCGTTATGGTCATAAGTATATAACATGTGAAacaaaaaaagaattattttaaagatattttaacGAAATTACTCACGGATCATTTGGGGTAAAAATCAACCTAACTTTAGATGATCTGGATCAAGATAAACTGAGTTTAGCAAATGGGCGGGTCAATGACCGGCCTAACTTTGGATGGGTTGGGCATGTCAAAGGGGTTTGGGTTCAGATTGTCATCTCTACGCAGGATTTACAAACGAAATAGTTGTTGGAATAACAATGGAAAAATTAAATATTACTACACAATTATTTATAATTAGATACTCCGTGCTATGCACTGTTCTAAGGTAGGAGAGAATGAGGACGATTACGTACCTTCTTCCCACGGATGACAGCGCCAGGTTCTCCTTGGATTACCATGTATTTTGCCCCGCCAAGGAATAAACCAGTTGGAGCTAGATGTCCAGGTTCATCGAAATCTTTCATGATATTAGTAATTTCCTCTGGTTTAAACTggatacataaaaaaaattaatccaCTTATTAAAAGATCACATTATATGAAATAAATGTAAATTTAGATTCATATGTCCATTGAATTTCATTAGTAAATCTTATTTCTTATAGAAAACCTCACGATCAATGACAGATCTAGCTAAAAGCcaaagaaattaatcaaaaagaaaaaggggaaaaaaaagaaGCACAATCGCAAGTTTGGAAACccaaaaagtgagaaattaaaaaaaagtgaaaaaatatgGACATGTAAATTCTAATCCACATTGACGTGATGATCGAAAATTGACAATTGAAAGAACTTCTTGCATGGTTCACATGTTCTGTTTTTATCATCAGAATGGTTTCCTTTACTTTCATTTTAAATTACACATTTTTTTTATCGAACTCTTTATCATTATTATGAGGTGATAGTAACACAATATATGACTTCGTGATATAAGGTGATGGTAATCCAACATTTAAGAATTTCCTTCTTGGTTTATTAGAGAAACAGAttcatatatacaaaaattaatgaTGGATCCAGAATTTATACATTACGTATTTTGAGTTAAAAGAGTAAGTTTTGAGATGTATGTCTAATTTTGTATGCATATATAATTTGACTCCAGAGCTTGTTTGCCTAACTGAAAAATCTATTGTTGGATCCGccactgaaaaaaaaaaaacggggaaagaatgcaaaaagaaaacagaTCCAAGGATATTTGTCACGAAAAATCTGTTGTTGGATCCGCCACTAATTAAAACACGACGAGAACAAAGGGGAAAACATGCAAAAACGATCAGATCCAATGATATTTGTCGAGAAAATTTGTCGTAAAAATGTCACGAACCTTAGGGAAAGTGGAACTCTGAGCCCAGACACTGCCATCATGGCCAAGAATAGCTGCAGCAGCGAGATGGTGACCTTGCTGACCTTCAATGTCAGCCATCAAATGATCATCGACATATGTTTGCCACGACATTTTGTTGCCCTAAATTAAGTTGTTGTCTTTGTCTTTTGTTTTCTCCTTGTTCTTACGATGTTGTTCAAATCACTCGGTTTTAATATTTCATTGGAATGGAAAGCCTACGCGAGAGagtataaataggaagagagaaTGGTG contains:
- the LOC107793296 gene encoding profilin-1, with the translated sequence MSWQTYVDDHLMADIEGQQGHHLAAAAILGHDGSVWAQSSTFPKFKPEEITNIMKDFDEPGHLAPTGLFLGGAKYMVIQGEPGAVIRGKKGSGGITIKKTNQALIFGIYEEPVTPGQCNMVVEKIGDYLVDQGY